The Pararhizobium sp. IMCC21322 sequence CATTGTAGAGCCCCTGATTGGCAGCCATTGCTTTGGTTTGCCCAAACAGCTCTTTCGGCAGGCTGGAAAACACCTTCGGCCCCCGGCTTTCCCAGGCAAACATCTCGATCCACACAATATAAAGATGGATAAGGGCAACCACACCAATAAGCACTTCGGACAAAATTGTCATAATGACCCCTGCAATTTGGTTTCAGTCGGTTAGGCCCAGCACGTCTCAGCGCCGACGCTCCACCACAAGCAAATCCGGCGCTGGCTTGCGTGAATTGATCCGTTGATACCGGTTCACCGCAAAATCATCCTCCAGATTCTGCGCAAAGGCCAGCACATTCCGCGCCTCTTCCGCACCGCCAGTATGGCCGGGATACAGCACAATCGTCATCAGGCCACCAACACTCAGCAACGCTAAAGCCTGCTGCACCGCCGCCAATGTGGTTTCAGCGCCGGTCATGACTGTCTTGTCGGCACCCGGCAGATATCCCAGATTAAACATGACAGCAGCCAGTTTGACAGTCTGGCCATCCAGATGCGCCGCCAGCGTCTCATGCCCTGCATGCACAAGCCTGACATGAGTTCGCTCACCCAAACGGGCCACGGTGTATTCCAGTGCAGCCTTTTGTACATCAAACCCGATCACCCGCCCGGACGGCCCAACCTGATCTGCCAAAAACAAGGTGTCATGCCCGTTCCCAACGGTTGCATCGACAACAACATCGCCCTCTTTCAGCCTTTGCCCCAGCAACAACTGAGCCATACAAGTCGCCCGCAGCATCAGGCTGGGTCTCCCGGCTTTGCATATTGCTGCACATCAAAGTCCGCAGGCACCGGACTTCCCGTCACCAGACAGTCGCAAAAAAGATGGGCAAACCAGGGCCCATGCAATGATCCTTTGGAACCAAGCGCGTTGAAAAAACCCAATTGCGAATGGGTGGGATGAAACCCGATCAAAGCTTTGCTTTCCCGCACAATGGGCCGCACAGCCGCCTCATGATTGATGACCTTGTAGGGCACATGAAAGAAGGATTTCAGCTTTTCTTCCAGCACCAAACCGGCAGCAGCGTCAGGCACGTCATCCAACTGCGCCCAATCATAGCTCGCCCCAAGGCGAAACACGAAAGGGTCCTCGGTCGGGGCAAGCCACATACCACGATGCAGGCTGTAAGCGGGAACGGGGGCAGCAAACCGCAACGTCAGAATGTCACCCTTGGCCGCATTAAAAGGCACGAACCCGAAATACGGGTTGGCCGCAGCCCCATAGCCCTCGCACGAGACGACATAACGCGTTGTATGCCCCAAAACGCTCACCGCATCTGCATCAAATGCCACATCTCGGTGCCAATCCACAGCGGTCTGCTCAACGGCTAGCAAACCCCTCGCAGCATCCAGAAATGCCGCCACATCCAACTGAGCCGCTTTCATGGAAAAGCCGCCAGCGGATATATCCGCAACATTTTCTGGCAACAACGCATCCACAGCCTCATCGGCCAGATGCGCACAAAATTGCGGATCAGCACGCCGCTTTTCAAAAACCGCCTGCTCCGCCTCTTTAGTGAACAACCGCACGGCCTTGCGGTCATGGAAAAAGCGGCGGTGAGACTTGTCCTCAATCTGTCTATAAAAGCTGCGCGCATAGGGCAGAAAATCATCCGCCCGCCAACTTACAGTCAATCGCTGACCGGTGATAGGCGTCATCAATCCGGCTGCTATTTTGGAGGCCGTTACCGCCTTTCCTGCATCCAGCACCAGCACGCGCTGCCCTGCCGCCTGCAGATGCAGCGCCAGATTTGTGCCGGCCAACCCCTGCCCGACAATGACCACATCAAATGCGGCCATCAGCTTGCAACTTTCTGAAGAACGTCATCGCTGCGCCGTGTGGCCAACAGCACCGCAAAAGCCGCAATAGTTCCACGAGAGGCCAGTTGAATCGCCGTCCTGAAATCATAAAAATGGGCGATCAATCCCATGGATGAACTTGCAATCAGCCCACCCAAAAACAGGCCGTTCATATAGAGTGACGTCGCCCTTGCCATCCGCCCGGCGGCAAAACTTTGCACAAAGGTAATGCCCACTCCGGCAAAGATTCCGTAATACAGCCCTTCCAGAGCAGATCCGACAATCATGGTGGTAAGGTTGGAAACGGAAGACCGCACCCAAAACGCCACAAGCCCCAGAACTGCAGCACCCAAAAGCACGTGACGCGCGCCAAAGCGAATGATCAAAACAGGCGCACTCAAAATGGCGATAATCTCCACAAAAGTCTTCACCGAAAAGGAAAGTCCTGGCGCAAAAGTCGGCAGGCCAACTTCCTGAATGTAAAACAAGGGCAGCGCATTGCTGCACAGAATATGTGCCAGCGAAAAACAGAAACACGCAGTGGCCGCATACCAGAGCGGTCGGTTAAAAGCCTCCGGTTTGGCGTCGGTAGCAACACCCGATGCGACACGAGGTTCCACAGCAAAATCCGCTGGCATCACAAAATACCACAGAATAAGCCACAACGCTGCCATCCCCAAAGCCACCTTGAAAACAGCAACATGCCCGAATTGCCCTGCCACAAAAAATGCCAGGGCCGGAGAAATCATCCACCCAAGAGATGTCATGGACCGCAAATAGGAATTATAGCGCACAATGTTCAGGCCTTCGCGCTCGGCATAGAGCCGACCGAAACTGTACATCGTGGAAAGCGCGGCTGATGCCACGCCAAAACACAGAAAAGCGACGCTCACAAGAACCCAGTAGGATTGCACAATCAATATAGAACAATTGGCAATGACAAACGCCACAATGCAGACCAGCACAAGTGGTGCAACACGCCGCCCCTGGTCAATCCATTCGCCAAATCGACGGTTTACAATCAACGCCACGACCAGCGTCATGGCAGAGTAAACGCTGATCATCCAGGGGTCTTTTCCAAGCCCCTCGACAATATAGACACCCATGAACGGAACAATGGCTGATGTGGACATGACGCCAACCAGCAACAGCACAAGCGTCCACACGGCCCTATGATTCTGAATCGCCATCATAAAGCGTGACGTATCAGAAATTGCAGTGAAACGTCAGCCCTGTCGGGGCATTTTACAACGCAGTAGACGCCTTAACGCTGTCTGCAAAAGTCAGATGCAGCCTGCCAGACAGCACCATTTCTGATCTGGTTTTCAAAACAGGTTACCGTGCCAAGGCCAGCAGGGGTGCGCCCGCAAAGCCGAGCGGCATTTTCCGGCACCCACCCCGTTTGGTAACCATTGGCACTACCACAAGTCTGGATGCGATCATCCCGGATACGATCGTCATTGTACGATTTTCGGCGAAACCATCATTTTACCCCTGCACCATACTCACCTGCCTGCAATTCGCTCAACGGAATGAGTTCCTTACTCCTTATGAAATGTTAGGCCATTTCTGAACGTAACATGAACGCGCCCTTCGCCTTTGGTTCAGGTGCTTAACCTTAACAACCTTTCAAAAGCGACAGTCAGGTTGAGTGGCAAACAGCCACCAAAGTTTGAGGGGATAACATGAAAAACTTCATCACAATCATCATGAAACAGAGCCGTCATTTGCTGGCCTCGTTTCTCTTTCTTGGCCTGGGAGCCAGCAGCGCCAGTGCCGCGTCATTGGCAGGCCAATGGCTTCAAACCGGATCCAATGCAGGCTATTGTGGTGACTGCAGCGTGACCATTGAGCGCACCTCCAGCTTTTCACCAATGCTTCAAATCACAGCAAACAACGGGTGGAGCGCCCAAGTGACACTATCCGGCTACGGAACTGAAACTGCCAACGGCTTCGGTCGTTGGGATCGCGCGGTCGCAGGACAATACGCCGGACGTGCTTTCCAGATCAGCCTTCAGACGACGGGAAGCATTCTGAAACTGAATATGCAGCATATGGATCCGGGTTTGTCTGGCGCGGTGACTGCCACTTTCAGCAAACGCCAGCAAGCAGCCACCAACAATAATCCGCAGCCTGACATCAACTATCCGTATCAGGCTTCGTCCTGGGGCGGAATTGTCCGCACAGGGCCTGGAATGCACTTCGACCGCACCGCCAGCCTGTTTGAAAAAGAAGCCATCACAATCATTGCCCGCACCAGCGAGAAGATGAATGGCTACCCTTGGATGCAAGTGAAATACAGGAATAACCAATATGGCTACCAGTGGGGCGGTATCATTTGCGCCACAGACCGCCTGCGTTCTGAACTACACGAGTTATGTTCCGCGCCGCAGCAACTGCAGAATGAACAGCAGTCAACAACTTTGCCACGCGATACCGCCCGTTACCAATGTAATGATGGAACCGTCATGGACGTTCGTCTGGACAATCGCGCCGCCGAGACACTTGCTGTTGTCGAGCGCGATGGCATTTCGGATTATCTGGTGCAAATCGTTTCCGCATCAGGTTCTCTCTATTCCAATGGCATCATTGATCTGCATACCAAGGCGGCCTCTGCCCTTTTGAGCGAAAATGCTGACACGCTTCAATGCCATGTCATCGACGATTTGGCTGACTTCACCTTTTCATCGAACCGTTAATCTTTTCGACTAAATCGAGCGTTTTAACAGCGTGTTATGTTTGACAACACACTGGCAAAACGCTTCAGTCCAGTTCAATCGACAGCTGCAACTGGCGCCCAACCCCAACGGTCAGGGTGGCGGATAGCCGGCGGAACAACACACCGGCAGCAGCAATGGCCCAAATCAGATGGATTTCGTGCTAAGGTGATTGTCCCAGCCAAGCTCTGAGGTACGGTCTCCAACAACGCCGCTGCCAGTGGAAAAGCAAAAACGGCTCTCATGGCCCTCGACACCACAAACGTCGGTCATGTGTCTCGTCTCCAGGATGCTACCGCTTTTGGCATCTAACACATGGGCAACGTGTCCACGTGGCGAGGAAATGGCAATCTGACCAGTGGTCCTGTTGGCCGCAATGGATCCCACATAACCGCGAAGGCTCGCCAGAACCGCGTCCGACAGTTCAACAGTCGAAAAAGCACCGCTGGCAAAAGAAACCCGCCCAACCAGCGGAACCAACTGCGTTTGATCACCTTCGTTCTGACAGGCAAACCAGACAGTATCTTCATCAAGCATGGTCAGATGCCTGATCGACAATTGATGAAGCTCTGCAGGCAGCCTGTATTGCGCTTTCAGATCACCTGTGGACAGGTCAATGAAACTCAGATTTGGCTGCATCGTTGGTATGTTCAGCTTGGTACGGAAAAATTCGGGATGCGTCTCAATACCGCCATTGGCCACCACAAGGGTGCGGCCATCTGGCAGGAGGTTCATGTCGTGTGGTCCCAGACCATGAGACTCCAACTCACCGTTCCGTTCAAACCCGGCAGACACATCATAAATTCCGATCGTGCCACGTGGAGCTTCATAGTCATTCTCGGTCGCATAGAGCCATCGCCCATCAGCTGAGAACACACCATGACCGTAAAAATGCCTGCCTTCCGGAGCGTGAAAGACAGTCGGAGCGCTCCTGGAGTTAACCCGAATGACCGCTCCAAACACTCCCGGTCGCCGCGCAAATGCCACCATCAAGCTGTTATCAGGGCTCCAGACTACATCATGCCCACGGGCGGGCAAATCATATCGATGAACGACATCACCACTTGCAGTAAGAGTAGCAACGCCAAAACCTCCATTCTGCGATCTGTAGGCCGACGCAAAAACCGCATCTGAAGTATTCACGGCCATCGCCGCCTTCGGTGACAGCGCAGCCAGAAATATGCCACCAGTGGATTGCAGGAAAGAGCGCCGGTCAATCAGCCTTGTTGAGCCAACATCATCCATCAATCGCCGTCCAGCGATGAAAAACCGGATGACAGTCCAAATATGGGTTTGATCATATCGCGCGTAATCGTGAGCATGCTGTCGACAACAAGTCTCACATAGGTCAACCGGTTATAAGTCTCTTTTTCGGACAGCATAATAGGAAGCGGCTTATCCAGATTAGCCACAGCGCGCTTTGCATTTCCCAGTTCAAAATTGAGACTTGAAATAATGCGTCGATCATCCCCCTCAACCCGTCGCTCAAGTTGGGCAGATTTCATGACGGCTTCAAACCCATCAAAATTGGCTTTCAAAGACGGTATTGTATTTCCAGAGCGCCAAAACAAAGCAGATTTTGGCCTTGCACTGGCCATGTCATCTCGCAAAACCGGTTCAAGACGTTGATGAGACACGATTTCAAGCCCGTCTTCCAAGATTTCCAGCACGGCCGAAAACTGCTCGGCTTCATCACGAAACAGAGCGTTTATCGGTGATGGGTTCAACCAGATATGGGAAATACTGGTGTCACCTTCCGCCTGCCACAGATTGCTCAGCTCTCCGGTCAGCTGCGCCACAGCGCTCGCTATTGCCGTTGCATAAACACAGCGATGGCTGTCTGCAGCGGCCATCTCAATCTCGGCATCATCAGAGAAAAGCGTATATTCCAAAGCCAGAAGGCCTTGAACCGCAACGCTTTTTTGCACAAGAAATTCCGGGTCCAGAACAGTTTTGTCAGCCAACCGGATGATATCACGAACCTGCTTCAGCCCCCGTCCGCGCCTGTCGGGCCAGAACAGCATCCGTTCAAGCCGGCTGTCTGCGCCAAGTGGTCCAAGCCTGATGAACTCAACCCGCCCCCAACGCGCCAAAAGTCCGTCAAAGGCTTCATGAACGTTTGAATATCCAGCTTCTGTCGGTGCTTCACAATAGGTGTTTATTTGCTGAGACATGGTTGCGGCACTCCGCTCCAGATCAGCAAAACCGGGCCGGATCACATTGGTGATCAAATCGGAAACCATATCTTTGGCATTCAGCTGCTCAATGTCTTTCCCAATTGCAATTGGCAACGGCGCTATCAACAGACAAACCGACAGAGCAAAATATCTTACAAAACAGCTGGCAAAAATCATCTCAAAGACTTTCCAAAAAGGCAATCAGCGCATCACGATCTGTTGTTTCCATCTCGGCAAAGGTGTCGCGTGCGGCTTCCGCCTCTCCGCCATGCCACAGGACGGCTTCTGTCAGATTGCGCGCCCGTCCATCATGCAGAAAAAACGTGTGGCCATTGACCATCTCGGTCAGGCCAATACCCCAAAGTGGCGGTGTGCGCCATTCACGGCCATTGGCCACGCCCACCGGCTGACCGTCTGCCAGTCCATCGCCCATATCGTGCAACAGGAAGTCTGAATAAGGCCAGATCAATTGGAAGGCATGAGAAGGATGCCTGGCATTCCGCGAGGTCACGAATTTGGGTGTATGACAGGAAACGCAGCCTGCACTGTAAAACAATTCCTTGCCTTTCAAAACCTGCTCCTCTTCAACCTGCCGTCGCGCTGGCACCGCCAGGTTTTCAGAGTAAAAGGTCACAAGGTCCAGCACGGGATCAGGCGCTTCGGTGTCACCAAGTCGGGCCTGAACACCCGTGGTGTAAGACCAGCACTCAGACTGGTTTTGCGTACAGTCTCCAAAGTGACGCGGCTCATCCGGGGACGAAATCCCGATATCGCCTGCAAAGGCAGAGGCACTCTGCTGACGCACGGTGGCATTTTCGGCCTTCCAGCCAAATCGGCCAGTCAATATCTGCCCGCTGCTCTTGTCACGCGCCAACGCCACACGTCCCGATATGCCATCCCGGTCAACGTCATGTGGGTCGGCACCTGCACGAATGTCCGCAGCTTCAATAGCTTCAATCAGACCCATACCGATCATTGGTGGCGCTATTCTGGGCGAAAGAGTGGTATCGGGATGAAGCGGTCCATAGGCAAGGTTGACCACTGAATAGACCGGCTCTCTCAGGCTGACGACGCTACCATCACCCAACACGAATCCGCGCTCGGTATAGGAAATCACCATATTTCCTTCAGCCCGAAGGCCAGGCACGGCCAGATCCTGCAATTGGCCACCATAGGTTGGGTCCTGAAGACTGCCGACAAAAAAAGCGCCGGAGTTGCGTTCCTCATCCGTAACTTCAGCGGGTCGTGCGAGCCGCAAAAACATCGATGTAGCATCCGTGTCGCCTTCCGGCGGATGCCCCCGTCCATCCTTCAAATGGCAGCTTTGGCATGCTCTGGCGTTAAACAGCGGGCCCAAACCATCAGATGCTTGTGTCGTTGCCGGTGATGACACCCACAATTTTCGAAACAACGCGTTGCCAAGCTTAAAATTCTGCTCATCCTCAAAGCTGATCGTCGCGGTAAAGTGAGAAAATGCATCCCCGTTGACAGACTTCAACGACGTTCCCGCGCCACCCTGGTTAACTTCAAAGACTTCCCCTTTTGAAAAATCAGTCGTCGGCGCAGAAACGGCAATGACCCGCTCCAGATCAAGCTCCGACAAATCGGTACGTTTGACGGTCTCTGCGGAACCGCCCTCCGCAAACAGGCCTGTCTGCAGGAATAACAAACAAGCAAGACCGGCGAGAAAACTCGCCGGTCCAACAAAACGATCAAATGCAGTCCACATCAGAATCACAAAATCCGCTTCGGGTAAAAATACTACTGAAATACCGCCGTCGGGCTATCAAGGCTGTCTGAACCTTCGATCTCGAGTGGGTTCAATTCAAGCGCAGCAACTGCACGCTCAATTGATCTTGTCTGATCGATGAGCCCGTCAATCGCAGCCTGAACAACCGCATTGCCCTCGGTATTTCCTTCGGCAATCATCTGGTCATAGGCTTCGGTCGCGTCTGCCCGTTTAGCCATGTCCTGCATACGCTCAATCGTAAATGCCAGTTTTGCCAGCAACTCACCGTCCACCGCATCGTCTTTCCCTGCAACGATCTGGGAAAGCGAGGGACCGCTCAGCGTTGTTCCATCAATGCGGGTGTAAGAGCCGATATAGACGTTCTGAATGCCAACGGCGTCATAGAGATGCGAATTGTGGGTGTTATCGGAAAAGCAATCATGCTCTTCCTCCGGGTCACCAAGCAAAAGGCCCAGCTTCATGCGCTCACCTGCAAGTTCCCCATAAGACAGTGAACCCATGCCGGTCAGAATAGTTGAAAGAGCAGCGGCCGGGTCTTCCATAATGGCCGCGCGTGCTGCGCCATCCTCGGCCCAGTTGCCTGTCATTTCTTCAAGATCTGCAATCAAAAGATCGGATGCAGCGCCCAGATAGGCCGCGCGTCGGTCACAATTGCCATTTGTACAATCATCGTCTTTTGCAAAGTCACCCCAGGGACGATTGCCAGCGCCAGGGCCTGTCCCGTTCAAATCCTGGCCCCAAAGCAAAAACTCAATAGCGTGATAGCCAGTTGCAACATTGGCTTCCACCTCACCTGCCTCATGCAATGTGGAGGACAGGAACGCAGGGGTAATATCACTGGCGTCCACACTCTCACCATTTACAACAACTGCAGCATTCGCAATGACATTGGCCGCGTAAAGTGTGTTCTCGTCGTTTTCATTGCCATAGGAGGCGTCAACATAGTCTATGAGCCCCTCATCAAGAGGCCATGCATTCACCCGGCCTTCCCAATCATCCACAATGGCATTACCAAACCGGTAGACTTCACTCTGCTGATAAGGAACCCGCGCCGCCAGCCAGGCTTCTTTGGCAGCTTGCTGCGTTTCAGCTGAAGGGGATGACACCAGCGCATCAATCGCCTTGCCCAGTGTCCTGGCAGTCGTAAGCGAATCTTCATACTTGGCTTGTGCAATATCAGCATAATGCTTGGCGACAGCATCAGCGGATGTTTCAGCGGCTGCGGGTATTGCAACCAGAGCCGTTGTTAGAAGCAAAACGCCTCCCATTCCGACGCGGCAGGCATTGCGGGTCAATTTCATTTTCGTCTCCTGTAATGAATTGCTGTAACGCGACAAAGGAAATCGTTTCGCTGCCAACATGCGTGTTGAGCGTTGCAAAAACTTCGCATAATTCAGAAACCGTTAATGATAACGGTTTTGATTTCTGCAGGTCGGGATTTCTGAAATATGTCACGGGACCGTGCTGGGTGAATTAAACTTGAGTGTGTTTGTCACCTTATCCATTGTTTTAAACATGTGTCAAATACTCAAGTTTAAATTCAACGACATTTCGACGGAATATCAGTGGGCGCAACCCAGCCGGAATCACTCAGATCGACGAGAGCGGATCCGATATCAGGACTTTCCAGGAGTTATCTGAGCAAATTAGTTTGAGAAAACGTCAGGTCGATTAACCGAAATCCGTCTGGTTTTAAGACCCGTTCATGGCTTGGGCACGAAACAGCGCATCCATTTTTTTATAGGTACTTCGATTGTCAAAGAAGTGAGTGTGAGCCCATCCAAAGCCAATTGCCATGACGCCTTTTCGGTTCATTGTATCGGTTGTGTAGGGCTGCTTGGCCAACATGCCACGCATCGCGATCAACAGCAGCAATTGGTTGTCACTGGTTGACACCTCGCCACGATCAAAGGCTTTGCGCCAATGCTCTGCATTCTGCTTTCCATCCTCGACATGTTTTGGATGAACCTGATCCCATTCCACTTGAATCCATGAAGTTGCGGCTCGATTGTAAGTCCGTTTCCACCGGTAAGATTCATTGGTTTCAGACACCAGCGCCATAAGGCTGTCCGCATATTTCAGGCCGTTTTGGGTGCGCAAGTCGAAGAAGACGGCAAACTCGTTAAACTGCGGGCCAGCGCCATCACCGCGTTGAAGTTCGGCCCATTTCAATGCCTTGTCATAAGCCTGTGTTGCAATCGCTTCCAGTCCAACTATCTGGGCATCACGGATGGTGTCATGAAGCAGGAAAGCCTTTATTTCCTTGACGAGAGTCTTGTCTGCAAAGCGGACACCATTTCGCTTGTGATCGTTGCAGGCACCTGCTGAATAATTTGGCTTCTGCCAGCCTCTGGCCTGAGAAACGGCCTCTTTAATTTCTCCGTTTTTTCCAAGCGAAATCATTTTGGCCCAGTCGTCACCATAAGTGGGCATCAGCTCCGCGCTGATCGCTTCGATGTCAGAAGCTTCAATATCCTGCAGCAACTCGAAAAAAGAGCCCGTTCCCAATGGCCAGTTCAAATAACCCAATGAGAGGCCCTGACAGTCAAAATCGCCCGTGACCGCAGAGAACTTCTCGTTCTTATCCGTACCACCGCTTTCAAACGAGCCGGAAATCTCTGAAATTGCCTCAATCCATGGCTGCGGCAGCTTGGGCTGCGCGCCGGCAATTGAAGGGCCAAGCACCAGCGAGGCAAGTAAAATGACGAAACGAATTAACATATAACGGACCACAAAGAACTGCTGAATGCACAAGCATTTAGCCAAAAAAGATTCAATTTCAACACATCGTGTTAAAACAGGTTAATTTCGTTCAGCCGTCTAACTACACATCCGGGAGCAAAATGCGTAGTCCAATTCGAGGCAAACCCCTGGGGCCGCAAAAATCCATCAGGACTGAAGCAAGCCAATCACAGAGCCATTGCCAATACAGCTTTGAACGAGTTTGTTTAAGTTGCCACAACACAAATCATATGCTGTTGCCCAACCGCAGAAGAGCGTTTGAACCGGAACCTAGGCAGTAATGTGGCACTGCAACATAGCAGCAGGATGGTGAAACTATGTTCGTTCTGCGGAAGTTTGTGTCCTCACAAAGGCGCACGGATCTCTAGGTGACAAATTTCTATCTGCCGTTGATATTTTCTTGATGACACCACAATCACCCTTGTCCCACAAACCTGTTCAAGACGCCGATAAGTGGCGTCGCTTCCCAACGCTTAGAAGCAACAGACTTGGCATTCACGAGAAACGCACCATATACGTTTCGCAGACCATGTTCAGATATGCCCGTAAACTATATCAATCCAATCAAAATCTCTGCCAGATCAAAGCGCGAGAGCATTTCGCAACCCATTAATTCCCTTAATTCAGCACGGTCGCTCCGATAAGGCAGTCTCATATTCCAATACCCTCCCCTCCAATCCGGAATCAAATCAATGACAGATAAAACTGACTACACACCGCCTAAAGTCTGGAAATGGGAAACCGAAAATGGCGGCGAGTTTGCAAAAACAAACCGTCCCATTGCCGGACCAACACATGATAAAATTCTGCCCGTTGGAAAGCATCCGTTGCAACTCTATTCGCTGGCCACACCCAACGGTGTGAAAGTTAATATCATGCTGGAAGAGCTTCTGGCATTGGGACATGAAGGTGCCGAATATGATGCGCATCTCATTCGCATCGGCGAAGGTGATCAGTTTGGAAGCGGATTTGTAGAGATCAACCCGAATTCCAAAATTCCAGCGCTTATGGATCACAGCACAGCGGAACCCACGCGGGTTTTCGAGTCCGGCTCCATCCTCCTGTACCTGGCTGAGAAATTTGGGGAATTTCTTCCGACAGATCACGCACAGAAAACTGAATGCCTGTCCTGGCTGTTCTGGCAGATGGGCAGTGCGCCCTATCTTGGCGGCGGTTTTGGCCACTTCTATGTCTATGCACCAGTGAAGATCGAGTATTGTATCGATCGCTTCACAATGGAAGTGAAGCGCCAATTGGATGTGCTGGACCGTCATCTGGCCGACAACCAATATATGTGCGGCGATACCTACACCATCGCCGACATGGCTATCTGGCCTTGGTATGGGGCATTGGTTCAAGACATTGTTTACGAAGCATCAGAATTTCTCGATGCCGCGTCCTACAAGCACGTCAACAGATGGGCCGACCAGATCGCAGACCGGGCAGCCGTTAAACGTGGCAGAATGGTAAATCGAACATTCGGTCCGC is a genomic window containing:
- the yghU gene encoding glutathione-dependent disulfide-bond oxidoreductase, translated to MTDKTDYTPPKVWKWETENGGEFAKTNRPIAGPTHDKILPVGKHPLQLYSLATPNGVKVNIMLEELLALGHEGAEYDAHLIRIGEGDQFGSGFVEINPNSKIPALMDHSTAEPTRVFESGSILLYLAEKFGEFLPTDHAQKTECLSWLFWQMGSAPYLGGGFGHFYVYAPVKIEYCIDRFTMEVKRQLDVLDRHLADNQYMCGDTYTIADMAIWPWYGALVQDIVYEASEFLDAASYKHVNRWADQIADRAAVKRGRMVNRTFGPLNEQLHERHDASDFENKTQDKLETAT